One window of Ferrimicrobium sp. genomic DNA carries:
- a CDS encoding PD-(D/E)XK nuclease family protein codes for MTPTKVTAFKDCAYAFRLSIIDKIPQPLSIWTVKGVLAHRALERFYFSLPAAERTPQRARSIVQDELANSRKAGYSANFLEELPEGAQVRLGQEVEQLVLNVFTLEDPTTTNVLGTEIMFESSVGDVLARGVIDRLDRDANGDLIVVDYKTGRPPSHTHEQDKLAGVLFYALLVERVLGVKPKSVKLMYLRDRMVIETEATPHRLHAVEGKTAAIWSAVRMACETGNFRPRPSRLCHFCAYQCQCPSFMAPHVQRQPTDPRAPEV; via the coding sequence TTGACGCCTACCAAGGTCACTGCCTTCAAGGATTGCGCCTATGCCTTTCGGCTCTCTATCATCGACAAGATACCCCAACCCCTCTCCATCTGGACCGTCAAAGGCGTCCTCGCTCACCGGGCGCTCGAACGCTTCTACTTCTCGCTACCAGCTGCCGAGCGCACCCCACAACGGGCACGCTCGATCGTGCAGGACGAGCTGGCCAATAGTCGCAAGGCCGGGTACTCCGCGAACTTCCTAGAAGAGCTCCCCGAAGGCGCACAAGTCCGCCTCGGCCAAGAGGTGGAACAACTGGTCCTCAACGTCTTCACGCTTGAGGATCCGACCACTACCAACGTTCTCGGCACCGAGATCATGTTCGAATCGTCGGTGGGCGACGTCCTCGCTCGCGGCGTAATCGATCGTCTCGACCGTGACGCCAACGGAGACCTCATTGTCGTCGACTATAAGACCGGTCGTCCACCCTCGCACACTCACGAGCAAGATAAGCTCGCTGGCGTGCTGTTCTATGCGCTTCTCGTCGAACGGGTCCTTGGAGTGAAGCCAAAGAGCGTCAAGCTGATGTATCTTCGAGATCGCATGGTCATCGAGACTGAGGCGACACCACATCGGCTGCATGCCGTCGAGGGCAAAACGGCCGCGATTTGGTCGGCGGTTCGTATGGCCTGCGAGACCGGGAACTTCCGCCCGCGACCATCAAGGCTTTGCCATTTTTGCGCCTACCAATGTCAGTGCCCATCCTTTATGGCTCCCCACGTGCAACGACAGCCAACTGATCCAAGGGCGCCAGAGGTTTGA
- a CDS encoding phosphatase PAP2 family protein yields the protein MKQLDRFDAAVDRLFQLLRGRRHLDRLFYTLSALADHSLLWELLAASLAISPRRRGNALRAGAALGVESLLINVVVKSLFSRERPIDDTYEHPHHLRYPLTSSFPSGHSTAAFAAASLLPSHRLGRWILFPLAALIALSRIHVRIHHASDVIGGALIGLAYAHVVKVLVPLPPQPRE from the coding sequence TTGAAACAACTTGATCGCTTTGATGCCGCTGTTGATCGCCTCTTCCAACTGCTGAGGGGACGGAGACACCTAGATCGCCTCTTCTATACCCTCTCAGCACTCGCCGACCACTCGCTACTGTGGGAACTCCTCGCGGCATCCCTTGCGATTTCCCCGCGAAGACGCGGGAACGCTCTACGCGCCGGGGCAGCATTGGGTGTAGAGTCGCTGTTGATCAACGTCGTAGTCAAGTCTTTGTTCTCCCGAGAACGTCCGATCGACGACACCTACGAACATCCCCACCATCTCCGATACCCGCTGACATCAAGCTTCCCGAGTGGTCACTCAACCGCGGCCTTTGCTGCGGCTTCCTTGCTTCCGAGCCATCGGTTGGGCCGTTGGATCCTTTTCCCACTAGCTGCGCTGATCGCGCTCTCACGCATTCACGTGCGCATCCATCATGCCTCCGACGTTATCGGCGGCGCATTGATTGGTCTCGCTTACGCACACGTAGTCAAAGTTCTTGTGCCGCTCCCACCTCAGCCGAGGGAGTAA
- a CDS encoding DsbA family protein, giving the protein MHFAINWDYRCPFARNMHEHLITAMQDGADYQVDFVPFSLSQVHIEDGEPDVWSDPERYNELLAVMTGMTVQRHFPENFPGVHLALFAARHDRALDLSDWSVLASILESHEVTPEEVRKLIDSEHILEDFRRQHLASVEEHHVFGVPTFIVNGQAAFVRVMHRPNGDAKVARATIDRVLDTMTNYPEFNEFKYTSIPR; this is encoded by the coding sequence ATGCACTTCGCCATCAACTGGGACTACCGTTGCCCATTCGCTCGTAACATGCATGAACACCTCATTACCGCGATGCAAGATGGTGCGGACTACCAAGTAGACTTCGTGCCGTTCTCCCTCAGTCAGGTGCACATCGAAGATGGAGAGCCAGACGTTTGGTCAGACCCCGAACGTTACAACGAGCTCCTCGCAGTGATGACTGGCATGACCGTGCAACGCCACTTCCCAGAGAACTTCCCTGGCGTCCACCTTGCCCTCTTTGCCGCCCGCCACGACCGCGCTCTCGACCTTAGCGATTGGTCAGTACTCGCATCGATTCTTGAGAGCCATGAGGTGACGCCCGAAGAGGTGCGCAAGCTCATTGATTCAGAACACATCCTCGAGGACTTCAGACGCCAACATCTCGCCTCGGTTGAAGAACACCACGTCTTTGGGGTCCCAACATTCATCGTGAACGGCCAAGCTGCATTCGTGCGGGTTATGCATCGACCAAACGGTGATGCAAAGGTAGCTCGCGCGACCATCGACCGTGTCCTCGACACCATGACAAACTACCCCGAATTTAACGAGTTCAAGTACACCTCCATCCCCCGCTAG
- a CDS encoding GAF domain-containing sensor histidine kinase codes for MDETLVLLAGHARTLTRARYAAIGVVDPAQPDRLLDFVTSGISSEERKRIGNLPSGGGLLGAVIDSHAPVISDSIANDPRAAGFPPNHPFMQHFLGVPIITGEKVFGNIYVTDRLDDQPFDQVDLAILETLATGAAAVIGNLLLRQALALAQIEDDRARIARDLHDDIVQRLFAVGLQLQAALPSLQGTDGFLFVRQAIDDLDAAIGEIRTTIFQLEPAQEGSSRSEVLDLVSRLCTIADLKYHVVFTGPIDTVLTNSKQTLLLTVLRELITNAIKHAHAHELRIEIGVATVLSIVVIDDGVGISDHPHLGHGIANLQAKAATRGGTFAIEASPLGGSRATFTIPLH; via the coding sequence ATGGATGAGACATTGGTGCTCCTCGCCGGTCACGCTCGCACGCTCACCCGTGCTCGATATGCAGCAATCGGCGTAGTTGATCCCGCACAACCAGACCGGCTGCTCGACTTTGTGACATCGGGCATCAGCTCCGAGGAGCGAAAGCGTATCGGCAATCTCCCCTCCGGTGGTGGACTTCTGGGCGCGGTTATCGACTCTCACGCTCCCGTCATCTCTGACTCTATCGCCAACGATCCACGAGCCGCTGGTTTCCCCCCAAACCACCCGTTCATGCAACACTTCCTAGGCGTTCCGATTATCACTGGTGAGAAGGTCTTTGGCAACATCTACGTAACCGACCGCCTCGACGATCAACCGTTTGATCAGGTAGATCTCGCCATCCTTGAGACTCTCGCCACCGGTGCGGCTGCAGTGATCGGCAACTTGCTGTTGCGACAGGCGCTCGCCCTCGCGCAAATCGAGGACGACCGGGCACGCATCGCCCGAGACCTCCACGATGACATTGTCCAACGCCTCTTCGCAGTGGGCCTCCAGCTGCAGGCCGCGTTGCCCTCGCTACAGGGGACTGATGGATTCCTTTTCGTCCGCCAAGCGATCGACGATCTCGATGCCGCAATCGGTGAAATCCGGACGACAATCTTTCAACTCGAACCCGCACAGGAGGGGTCATCGCGTTCAGAAGTACTCGACCTTGTCTCGCGGCTCTGCACCATTGCTGACCTGAAATACCACGTCGTCTTTACCGGCCCAATCGATACCGTTCTCACCAACAGCAAGCAGACCCTTCTCCTCACGGTCCTGCGAGAACTCATCACCAACGCCATCAAACACGCTCATGCTCATGAACTCCGCATTGAAATTGGGGTCGCTACAGTCCTCAGCATCGTCGTCATCGACGACGGCGTCGGAATCAGCGACCATCCTCACCTTGGCCATGGCATCGCGAACCTCCAAGCCAAGGCAGCAACCAGGGGTGGAACCTTTGCGATTGAGGCCAGTCCCTTAGGCGGATCGCGAGCCACCTTCACGATCCCTCTGCATTGA
- the zapE gene encoding cell division protein ZapE → MEMLLGYPALAPSHEELIAAMVPPRGFTDATFDSYHPDLRFPSQQRAKEVLHAFTVESAAQAHSHRLWRRSTVYQPVGWYLDGGFGVGKTHLLAATFHAWSGSKFYTSFSGLTSLVGALSFAGALQLLRGTSLLAIDEFELDDPGDTVLISRLADELLMTGTNLVVTSNTLPDRLGEGRFGADDFLREIQGLAGAFKVLSIEGGDFRRRGFALDREMSGVGSLPESTVHVGLSELLDQLRSVHPIRYRGVVQRLDAVEIHDVVPIELQSDALHLCSLVDVLYDQGVVVRLREGALRDLFPASFLAGGFRQKYGRCLSRLYELGSIEPLSMQRDREGGSRSA, encoded by the coding sequence ATGGAGATGTTGCTTGGCTATCCGGCCCTCGCCCCGAGTCATGAAGAGTTAATTGCTGCCATGGTTCCTCCTCGCGGGTTCACAGATGCGACTTTTGATTCCTACCACCCAGACCTCCGGTTTCCTTCGCAACAGCGAGCCAAGGAGGTGCTCCACGCGTTTACGGTCGAGAGCGCGGCGCAGGCCCACAGTCATCGATTGTGGCGACGATCGACGGTGTATCAGCCGGTGGGCTGGTATCTCGATGGTGGGTTTGGAGTGGGCAAGACCCACCTTTTGGCTGCAACGTTTCATGCCTGGTCGGGGTCGAAGTTCTATACCTCCTTCTCCGGGCTGACGAGTCTTGTTGGAGCGCTTTCTTTCGCTGGTGCGCTTCAACTCCTTCGAGGGACGAGCCTGCTGGCGATCGATGAGTTTGAGCTAGACGATCCGGGGGACACGGTCCTCATCAGCAGACTTGCTGATGAGCTACTTATGACCGGAACCAACCTCGTAGTGACATCGAACACCTTGCCCGATCGACTTGGAGAGGGGCGTTTCGGCGCGGATGACTTTCTGCGTGAGATACAGGGGTTGGCGGGAGCGTTCAAGGTGCTATCGATTGAGGGCGGGGATTTCCGACGGAGGGGCTTTGCGCTCGATCGCGAAATGAGTGGGGTTGGATCGTTGCCGGAGAGTACGGTGCACGTCGGGCTAAGCGAACTGCTGGACCAGCTCCGCAGCGTTCATCCAATTCGTTATCGTGGAGTCGTTCAGAGGCTCGATGCGGTTGAGATACACGATGTCGTTCCCATTGAGCTCCAAAGCGATGCGTTGCACTTGTGTAGCCTTGTTGACGTTCTCTATGATCAAGGGGTCGTTGTGCGGTTGCGAGAGGGTGCTCTTCGAGATCTGTTCCCGGCGAGTTTCTTGGCCGGGGGGTTCAGGCAGAAGTACGGTCGCTGCCTCTCACGCCTCTATGAGCTCGGGAGTATCGAACCTTTGTCAATGCAGAGGGATCGTGAAGGTGGCTCGCGATCCGCCTAA
- a CDS encoding ATP-binding protein, producing the protein MGDESHASEAVGREFAAEFRSFMRWVQTDTQVERNEVVSLIAEFLGATRARESVVTREWSSFEHVNLQTALNVWMAEEGRNVVVHGIALPPHFGGVTLQQLASGGALPPIQLCAPPLVDLPNGPGSTLACLQLALLLVSDPAGPYVLLVSAPREHERGLRIEVLGLPVSAAQAVVAEIDGLRGALNVYRSQLLEVVAFPHGGFDLRFMSVAPIERDGVVLPDQVLGRIERHAFGVAEHREALLTSGQHLKRGLLLYGPPGTGKTHTMRYLVAHMPQYTRLVLTGRSLHAVGSVTAMARDLAPAVIVLEDVDLVAEDRSFGNGSSPVLFDLLDAMDGAAADADLLFVLTTNRADLLEPALAARPGRVDVAVEVPLPDAAARRRLFEFYARGVSLQLNDEELGVVVDRTDGVTASFLKELLRRSVLESLGEQAPLVTAAHVSRALDDLLDSGQAVTRTLLGVGVDSSTSPSASLGPVPPSGRMRVGRWTAYPPRS; encoded by the coding sequence ATGGGTGATGAGAGTCACGCGAGCGAGGCGGTCGGGCGCGAGTTTGCCGCAGAGTTCCGGTCGTTTATGCGGTGGGTTCAGACCGACACGCAGGTTGAGCGCAACGAGGTCGTGAGCCTTATCGCTGAGTTTCTGGGAGCAACACGAGCCCGCGAGTCGGTTGTCACCAGGGAGTGGTCGTCGTTTGAGCATGTCAACTTGCAGACGGCCCTAAACGTGTGGATGGCCGAGGAGGGGAGGAACGTTGTGGTCCATGGGATCGCGCTGCCACCCCACTTCGGCGGTGTGACGCTGCAACAACTTGCCTCAGGCGGAGCGCTGCCGCCCATTCAACTGTGCGCCCCGCCCTTGGTCGACCTTCCAAACGGACCCGGCTCGACTCTCGCGTGTCTGCAGCTCGCCCTGCTACTCGTGAGCGATCCGGCTGGCCCCTACGTGCTACTGGTCTCGGCGCCGCGTGAACACGAACGCGGCCTTCGTATTGAAGTTCTTGGACTGCCAGTGTCGGCCGCCCAAGCGGTGGTCGCCGAGATAGATGGGCTACGTGGTGCGCTGAACGTCTACCGCAGCCAGCTGCTCGAGGTAGTGGCATTCCCGCACGGCGGTTTTGACCTGCGGTTCATGAGCGTTGCGCCTATCGAGCGCGACGGTGTCGTACTTCCCGACCAAGTGCTGGGTCGTATCGAGCGCCATGCTTTCGGGGTTGCGGAGCATCGCGAGGCCCTGCTCACATCGGGTCAGCACCTCAAGAGAGGTCTGTTGCTCTATGGACCGCCGGGAACCGGCAAGACACACACCATGCGGTATCTGGTCGCGCACATGCCACAGTACACGCGGCTTGTGCTCACTGGCCGCTCTTTGCATGCGGTTGGTTCGGTTACCGCGATGGCACGCGATCTTGCCCCAGCGGTCATCGTTCTCGAAGATGTCGACTTGGTCGCAGAGGATCGCTCGTTTGGCAATGGGTCAAGCCCGGTACTGTTTGATCTGCTTGACGCCATGGATGGCGCCGCTGCTGATGCCGATTTGCTCTTCGTGTTGACTACAAACCGAGCTGATTTGCTCGAGCCTGCACTAGCTGCACGGCCGGGGCGCGTCGATGTTGCCGTCGAAGTTCCCTTGCCTGACGCCGCTGCCCGACGCAGACTGTTCGAGTTCTATGCCCGTGGTGTCTCGTTGCAGCTCAACGATGAGGAACTGGGCGTCGTCGTCGACCGCACAGATGGCGTGACGGCATCTTTCCTCAAGGAGTTGCTCCGTCGCTCAGTACTCGAGTCCTTGGGCGAACAGGCGCCTCTCGTAACCGCGGCGCACGTCTCCCGAGCTCTTGATGACCTGCTTGACAGCGGACAAGCGGTGACTCGGACACTGCTCGGAGTGGGCGTCGATTCTTCCACGAGCCCATCCGCTTCCCTCGGTCCAGTGCCGCCGAGCGGCAGAATGAGGGTGGGCCGGTGGACGGCCTATCCCCCTCGCTCATGA
- a CDS encoding N-acetyltransferase, with amino-acid sequence MDASRGGPDCEDISAGEIYAIYVHPDHWRRGASKALMDVACQSLWQKGYKVVQLWVLADNVRAETVYLSQGWTANGVGRQVELRPTWGPAEGVSIQEVQYVGPLAH; translated from the coding sequence ATGGACGCGTCTCGGGGTGGACCCGATTGCGAGGACATCTCGGCGGGAGAAATCTATGCCATCTATGTACATCCTGACCACTGGCGTCGTGGAGCGAGCAAGGCCTTGATGGACGTGGCGTGTCAATCCCTCTGGCAAAAGGGTTATAAGGTGGTACAGCTGTGGGTGTTGGCGGATAACGTCCGGGCAGAGACCGTCTATCTCTCCCAGGGATGGACCGCCAACGGAGTGGGGCGTCAGGTGGAACTGCGGCCGACCTGGGGCCCAGCGGAAGGGGTGTCCATTCAAGAGGTACAGTATGTGGGGCCACTGGCCCACTAG
- a CDS encoding dihydrofolate reductase family protein has product MYLTEGETLSYEQLLTLYPVTEATVLRANMVTSLDGKIAIDGRSKGLSTSLDRKIFHLLRATAQVILVGSGTARTENYKPPTLTPELAHVRQQAGLHQPLRIIVATRHQPPAAISATSNADSPAILPRHLPEQLNRVELGRLLEIDENQPGGILCEGGPTLLGNLLTQGLVDQLCVTIRHMLVGEPSPQLVPTQLPTTSDFDLAASITTQQATFLRLTYLG; this is encoded by the coding sequence ATGTATCTCACCGAGGGAGAGACGCTCAGTTATGAGCAACTACTTACGCTGTATCCAGTAACCGAGGCAACGGTCCTTCGTGCGAATATGGTAACCTCGCTCGATGGCAAGATTGCTATTGATGGTAGGTCAAAGGGCCTCTCCACCAGTCTCGATCGCAAGATTTTCCATCTCCTGCGTGCAACGGCGCAGGTCATCTTGGTGGGATCAGGTACTGCACGGACAGAGAACTACAAACCACCCACGCTCACACCCGAGTTAGCTCACGTGCGTCAACAGGCTGGGTTGCATCAGCCCCTACGCATCATCGTTGCCACCAGGCATCAGCCACCAGCAGCGATCAGTGCTACCAGCAACGCCGACTCCCCGGCTATCCTCCCCCGTCACCTGCCCGAGCAACTCAACCGGGTCGAACTAGGACGGCTCCTTGAAATCGACGAAAATCAACCAGGCGGTATCCTCTGTGAAGGAGGTCCAACGCTGCTCGGCAATCTCCTCACCCAAGGTTTGGTTGATCAACTCTGCGTGACAATACGGCACATGCTCGTCGGAGAACCCTCTCCCCAGCTCGTCCCCACGCAACTGCCGACAACCTCCGACTTTGACTTGGCGGCCAGCATCACCACTCAGCAGGCCACCTTTCTACGACTTACGTACTTGGGCTAG
- a CDS encoding DUF5719 family protein: protein MQRKKAILVALVVALVGVVLLTNAYSAQRARFAVANVPFGIGSLAIPTAVPDATSVSWYCVIPSTLGAIRSDGIILENPTRFDRRLLISSEVGKRINHGLLLAHSSLRLLVPPGHGRVIVSSGGVVAFIETQTTPTATPQLSPCSSSPSNSWTVEGLSTTTGSHSTISVYNPFKVQAVIDLNYYSAQGEVSVPSVEGLIVRPGAVLAINAERFAPNTSAIAAGISARSGSVVVASSIALPNTQESLGDAAPSGRLYFPYVPLVGTKTLSLDLVNTSTTADPVTISMAGFDGTPQVADMGQMRTVERVTVPAGAPLVVDLTSIASTTGSRAVAIKVTGRTALYGFGAVQTTNPVAPFYELAPTLFHSSRWWVSCAANPSTHVPEVVFSRASLASIIGGSLVGGVAQGSTATNILRPSLEPIGLTATTPSLYEVRLSQPMTVGTLPAVEGCAALPAT, encoded by the coding sequence ATGCAACGCAAGAAAGCCATACTGGTGGCTCTCGTAGTGGCGCTCGTTGGCGTGGTGCTCTTAACCAATGCGTATTCGGCGCAACGGGCTCGGTTCGCGGTGGCGAATGTACCTTTTGGCATCGGTAGTCTGGCGATCCCGACTGCAGTACCGGATGCAACATCGGTGAGTTGGTACTGTGTGATCCCATCGACGCTTGGCGCGATTCGTTCTGATGGGATCATCTTGGAGAATCCAACTCGATTTGATCGACGACTCCTCATCAGTTCAGAGGTGGGCAAACGTATCAATCATGGTCTTCTCTTAGCACACTCGTCACTTCGACTATTGGTGCCTCCTGGCCACGGACGAGTCATCGTCTCTTCTGGTGGGGTAGTGGCCTTTATCGAGACGCAGACGACCCCAACTGCGACTCCACAGCTCTCCCCGTGCAGCTCATCTCCGAGCAATAGCTGGACCGTTGAGGGTCTCTCGACGACAACAGGTAGCCACTCGACAATCTCTGTGTACAACCCTTTTAAAGTGCAAGCAGTGATCGATTTGAACTACTACTCCGCGCAGGGTGAAGTTTCAGTTCCCTCTGTCGAAGGCCTCATCGTACGCCCCGGTGCAGTTCTGGCAATCAACGCGGAGCGGTTTGCGCCGAATACCTCTGCTATTGCTGCGGGGATCTCAGCCCGGTCGGGAAGCGTCGTCGTCGCCTCGAGCATCGCGCTCCCGAACACCCAGGAGTCGCTCGGTGATGCTGCTCCCTCGGGACGACTGTACTTCCCGTACGTTCCATTGGTTGGGACCAAGACGCTGTCGCTCGATCTCGTGAACACCTCGACAACGGCGGATCCTGTGACGATCTCGATGGCTGGTTTCGACGGAACCCCACAGGTAGCGGATATGGGTCAAATGCGTACCGTGGAACGGGTCACGGTTCCGGCTGGTGCTCCGTTGGTCGTCGACCTTACCTCGATTGCAAGCACCACCGGGTCCCGAGCGGTCGCCATCAAAGTGACCGGTCGTACTGCGCTCTATGGGTTCGGCGCGGTTCAGACCACGAATCCAGTCGCGCCCTTTTACGAGCTAGCACCGACACTGTTTCACTCTTCACGATGGTGGGTCAGTTGCGCGGCAAATCCCAGCACCCACGTTCCCGAGGTGGTCTTTAGTCGGGCGAGTCTGGCCTCGATCATCGGTGGAAGCCTCGTAGGAGGGGTTGCCCAGGGTTCGACTGCAACGAACATCTTGCGCCCATCGCTTGAGCCTATCGGTCTGACTGCAACGACCCCATCACTTTATGAAGTACGCCTAAGCCAACCGATGACGGTCGGAACATTGCCAGCAGTGGAAGGTTGCGCTGCACTTCCTGCGACCTGA
- a CDS encoding glycosyltransferase, protein MQAPPKVAVIVVAHDPGDYFEECLASVSSLSYPDLDVVVANVDESSRVDELTHRLLPMARLCEVAGNPGFAAAANASVEMAPEAQFLLLCHDDVALAPNSLAAMMEVAYATNSGLVTPKIVAYDSPRQILELGRDLDFLMGTAPRVEVGDLDQGQYDEINEVAVAAGCAMLIRADLFMALAGFDEDFGSVYQEVDLSCRVRMAGARISTAPHARVRHRSVSTAGRRSPRLRAVQRGVVLEERVALPHAERIELKRRHQARCIAKLEQGWTRVFALVVFYLERLLEAFFLTLTARPRVAWGCLRSFGVLREREGLRQQRERMVADGLDGRLLKFSGSWLTLRSFFSQARTKSATEPLAESSTSPDAESPSEGRSTLGRWALWVAILVSLVLARSTLFAPTPLVGSFTLYSSPFQLLGAYFSGHGASHLLGVAVLPASDLLIGLLGLVLIGHTALGVWLLVVASLIVGPVGAYRVARRRLPDGFARASGVLYALSPIVAIALVRGSIYIIFAYAIAPLLLGATIDAIAAQRRSRRVMRRSNLRVAALFALALALSPQLAFVWLLAALVQLVAYVATAGVERARRLAVVVAYAVAFGVLANLPWIGALIVVHPGADYVFTGFVNPASSMISALFGASVVQGLSAWLLGAMLLTLVVVVVGFSEGQGGALMVATIAAVGYLIFSVLAGRGILGGSPIAPVYPTILATLIASVAVPGAVRLMLQRLRSFGLGLHHVMAGVVAVVLLVTVLGSTLGALAGQPGPTTNARDTLPLVEGLVRDPGSVLWVELGTGPRIVTGEKLTNGVYVGLTEGVAPTVLTAGAPAITHGQATLDHLVSLALAGQTVRLGDQLATDGVGEVVVVGAPRTLAADAFTTAFGRQLDMVQLFSQGGISVYRLTARLVSPSNSASSTNPWLIVGISIQLLTTLILLLGLFGRRSWLRSRTFGAARRTGSQLTPEPAEPVRV, encoded by the coding sequence ATGCAAGCACCCCCTAAAGTGGCAGTGATCGTCGTCGCTCACGATCCAGGTGATTACTTCGAAGAATGCCTGGCGAGCGTCTCCTCGCTGAGTTACCCCGACCTCGATGTGGTTGTGGCCAACGTCGATGAGTCGAGCCGAGTTGATGAGTTGACACATCGCTTGTTGCCGATGGCACGCCTATGCGAAGTGGCCGGCAACCCCGGCTTCGCCGCAGCGGCGAACGCGAGTGTCGAGATGGCACCAGAGGCGCAGTTCCTACTCCTCTGCCACGATGATGTAGCATTAGCGCCAAATTCGCTCGCTGCGATGATGGAGGTTGCGTACGCGACGAACTCTGGCTTAGTCACTCCCAAGATTGTCGCCTATGATTCTCCTCGCCAGATTCTTGAACTCGGTAGGGATCTCGATTTTCTGATGGGGACCGCGCCCCGTGTTGAGGTGGGAGATCTCGATCAGGGTCAGTATGACGAGATCAATGAGGTCGCGGTCGCCGCTGGTTGCGCCATGCTCATCCGTGCCGATCTTTTCATGGCGCTTGCGGGATTTGATGAAGATTTTGGGAGTGTCTATCAGGAGGTAGACCTCTCCTGTCGTGTTCGCATGGCGGGGGCACGAATATCGACAGCGCCTCACGCTCGAGTGCGCCATCGATCAGTCTCTACGGCGGGACGCCGATCGCCGCGTCTTAGGGCCGTCCAGCGTGGAGTCGTCCTTGAGGAGCGGGTGGCGTTGCCGCACGCTGAGCGCATCGAACTGAAGCGTCGCCACCAAGCTCGCTGTATCGCCAAGCTAGAACAGGGATGGACACGTGTGTTCGCGCTTGTGGTGTTCTATCTGGAACGACTCCTGGAGGCCTTTTTTCTCACGCTTACCGCGCGCCCACGAGTAGCTTGGGGTTGCCTTCGGTCCTTTGGCGTCCTCCGCGAACGGGAGGGACTGCGTCAGCAGCGCGAACGCATGGTCGCGGATGGTCTTGATGGACGATTATTGAAGTTTTCGGGTTCATGGTTGACGTTGAGAAGCTTCTTCTCACAGGCGAGGACCAAGTCGGCTACGGAACCGTTAGCGGAGTCGAGTACTTCACCAGATGCAGAGTCACCCAGCGAGGGGCGTAGCACACTAGGTAGATGGGCGCTGTGGGTCGCGATCCTGGTAAGTCTTGTCTTGGCACGCTCTACCCTCTTTGCGCCGACACCACTAGTGGGTTCGTTCACGCTCTACTCTTCCCCATTCCAGCTCCTTGGGGCGTACTTCTCTGGCCATGGAGCGAGCCACCTACTCGGAGTTGCTGTGTTGCCAGCCTCGGACCTGCTGATAGGTCTGCTGGGTCTTGTGTTGATCGGTCATACGGCGCTTGGCGTCTGGTTGCTGGTGGTCGCCTCCCTAATCGTGGGACCCGTCGGCGCGTATCGGGTGGCCAGACGACGTCTTCCTGATGGGTTCGCTCGAGCCTCGGGTGTCCTTTATGCCCTGTCGCCTATCGTGGCGATCGCTCTGGTTCGTGGGTCCATCTACATCATTTTTGCTTATGCTATCGCGCCGCTGTTGTTGGGGGCTACCATCGACGCTATTGCGGCTCAGCGTCGCTCTCGAAGGGTGATGCGCAGGTCGAATCTACGGGTGGCAGCACTCTTTGCGCTCGCCCTCGCTCTTAGTCCGCAACTCGCCTTCGTCTGGCTTCTTGCCGCTCTCGTACAGCTAGTGGCCTATGTCGCGACCGCTGGCGTCGAGCGGGCACGGAGGTTGGCCGTCGTTGTTGCCTACGCTGTTGCCTTTGGTGTCCTGGCGAACCTTCCCTGGATTGGCGCTCTCATCGTGGTTCACCCAGGCGCCGACTATGTGTTCACCGGTTTTGTCAACCCCGCAAGCTCGATGATCAGCGCACTTTTTGGTGCATCGGTTGTTCAAGGTCTCTCCGCCTGGTTGCTTGGCGCCATGCTCCTTACCCTTGTCGTGGTCGTGGTTGGGTTTAGCGAAGGGCAAGGTGGAGCACTCATGGTGGCAACCATCGCGGCCGTTGGCTATCTTATTTTTTCCGTCTTAGCTGGCCGGGGGATACTCGGTGGCTCACCTATTGCCCCGGTCTACCCGACGATTTTGGCGACACTGATCGCCTCGGTTGCGGTGCCAGGAGCCGTACGTCTCATGCTACAGAGGCTTCGCTCCTTCGGCCTTGGACTCCATCATGTGATGGCTGGAGTCGTTGCCGTGGTGCTACTGGTGACCGTGTTGGGGTCCACCCTCGGCGCACTCGCAGGTCAGCCAGGTCCGACAACCAACGCGCGTGACACGCTCCCTCTGGTCGAGGGCCTGGTCCGCGATCCGGGCTCCGTGCTCTGGGTTGAGTTAGGTACAGGTCCGCGTATCGTGACGGGGGAGAAGTTGACCAACGGTGTCTACGTAGGCCTGACCGAGGGCGTGGCTCCGACGGTATTGACCGCTGGGGCTCCCGCAATCACCCATGGGCAAGCTACGCTCGATCATCTCGTCAGCCTGGCCCTCGCCGGGCAGACGGTGCGTCTTGGCGATCAACTTGCCACTGATGGGGTCGGAGAGGTGGTCGTCGTTGGCGCGCCGCGGACCTTAGCGGCTGATGCCTTCACAACTGCCTTTGGTCGGCAACTCGATATGGTCCAGCTCTTTTCTCAGGGCGGGATCTCCGTCTATCGCTTGACGGCGCGATTGGTGTCTCCGTCCAACAGTGCTTCTTCGACGAATCCTTGGCTGATCGTTGGCATCTCCATCCAGCTCTTGACGACACTGATTTTGTTACTTGGTCTTTTTGGTCGACGCTCATGGCTGCGGAGTAGGACCTTTGGCGCTGCACGAAGGACTGGATCACAGCTCACTCCAGAGCCAGCGGAGCCAGTCAGAGTATGA